In one window of Lampris incognitus isolate fLamInc1 chromosome 3, fLamInc1.hap2, whole genome shotgun sequence DNA:
- the zar1 gene encoding zygote arrest protein 1, with protein sequence MATYRDESIDSYLYSSYNPYTGRYHRPKDSGRKFGSHLSSYADADAYNNQQRAKLKSILSQINPKLTPRLRKANTRDVAVQVNPRIEASVQCALGPRTLVNVKRGPKAPPVGSPKEGDVRYTRNLAVYSPMTYRSVTSFIFEESKAVGSSAQTGEPPGPARESGATKEAKAEAEDAAKKPAAQRKNLKAKRPVNAGDAQSAQEGSKAKNRVKFQFLEQKYGYFHCRECNLRWESAYVWCVQGTNKVYFKQFCRKCQADMNPFRVEDITCQNCNKARCSCAVSPRHVDPTRPHRQDLCGRCKSKRLSCDSTFSFKYII encoded by the exons ATGGCTACGTATCGTGACGAGTCAATAGACAGCTATTTGTACTCATCGTACAACCCATACACCGGCAGGTACCACAGACCCAAAGACAGCGGGAGGAAATTCGGGAGTCACCTGTCCAGCTATGCGGACGCGGACGCCTACAATAACCAGCAGCGGGCGAAGCTGAAATCCATCTTATCCCAGATCAACCCGAAACTGACCCCGAGGCTCAGAAAGGCCAACACTAGGGACGTGGCGGTGCAGGTCAACCCGAGGATCGAAGCTTCCGTCCAATGCGCACTCGGGCCCCGGACCCTCGTCAACGTGAAGCGCGGACCGAAAGCCCCGCCGGTCGGAAGTCCCAAGGAAGGCGACGTGCGGTATACCCGCAACCTCGCCGTCTATTCGCCCATGACGTACAGAAGCGTCACCTCCTTCATCTTCGAGGAGAGTAAAGCGGTGGGGTCGTCCGCTCAGACGGGCGAGCCGCCCGGGCCCGCGAGGGAAAGCGGAGCTACGAAGGAAGCGAAAGCCGAGGCGGAGGACGCGGCGAAGAAACCCGCCGCCCAGCGCAAAAACCTCAAGGCCAAGCGACCGGTTAACGCGGGGGACGCGCAGTCCGCACAGGAGGGGTCAAAAGCCAAGAACCGCGTGAAGTTCCag TTCCTCGAACAGAAGTATGGCTATTTCCACTGCCGCGAGTGTAACCTGCGATGGGAGAGCGCTTATGTGTGGTGCGTTCAGGGCACAAACAAG GTCTACTTCAAACAGTTCTGTAGGAAGTGTCAAGCGGACATGAATCCATTCCGCGTTGAGGACATCACATGCCAA AATTGCAATAAGGCGCGCTGCTCATGCGCGGTGAGTCCGCGCCACGTTGACCCCACACGACCCCACAGGCAGGACCTGTGCGGCAGATGCAAAAGCAAGCGGCTCTCCTGCGACAGCACCTTCAGCTTCAAATACATCATCTAA
- the slc10a4 gene encoding sodium/bile acid cotransporter 4, with amino-acid sequence MENSTTQGAGAPNAGSLKLAATDGLKRLLDNFVGVFATAGLRVWGDPVFPESDAARSGVGAGFMAAAPSETSHLMPAFWDSPLSHGINVFVGLILCFTMLGLGCTVDVSQLGQHIRRPIGVLLALVCQFVIMPLVAFLLALAFSLDDVAAMAVLLCGCCPGGNLSNIMSLLVHGEMNLSIIMTISSTLLALVLMPLCLWIYSRAWINTPVVNLMPFGAIILTLCSTLIPIGLGVALRYRYTRVADIVLKVSLWSLLITLVLLFILTGALLGPDLLSTIPPSVYVVAVLMPLCGYAAGYGLAMLFDLPPNCRRSVSLETGCQNVQLCTAILKLAFPPQLMGGMYIFPLLYALFQAAEAGIFILAYRLYRKEVLHKQHPMGSGDDTDVTYQRFQDEDFGFDSSYGAVTVSDPNTIMLDPCPPDSTPV; translated from the exons ATGGAGAACTCCACCACGCAGGGCGCCGGTGCTCCAAACGCCGGCTCTCTGAAACTTGCGGCGACCGACGGTTTGAAGCGACTGCTGGATAATTTTGTAGGGGTCTTCGCCACAGCAGGATTACGCGTATGGGGCGATCCCGTATTTCCAGAGAGCGACGCGGCCAGGAGCGGTGTTGGAGCCGGGTTTATGGCCGCTGCGCCGTCAGAGACCTCTCACCTGATGCCTGCCTTCTGGGATTCCCCGCTGAGCCACGGAATCAACGTTTTTGTGGGGCTCATCCTTTGCTTCACGATGCTGGGGCTGGGCTGCACGGTCGATGTGAGCCAGCTCGGGCAACACATCCGGAGACCCATCGGGGTGCTGCTGGCCCTCGTGTGCCAGTTTGTCATCATGCCCCTGGTCGCCTTTCTCTTGGCTTTGGCTTTCTCCCTTGACGATGTGGCGGCCATGGCTGTTCTGCTGTGTGGCTGCTGTCCGGGGGGGAACTTGTCCAATATCATGTCCCTGCTGGTGCACGGAGAGATGAACCTCAG CATCATCATGACCATATCATCCACGCTGCTCGCGCTGGTGCTCATGCCGCTGTGTCTGTGGATCTACAGCCGCGCGTGGATCAACACCCCCGTAGTGAACCTTATGCCCTTCGGGGCCATCATCCTGACACTGTGCAGCACTCTAATCCCAATCGGCTTGGGGGTTGCCCTGAGGTATCGCTACACGCGGGTAGCCGACATCGTGTTAAAG GTGTCCCTTTGGTCTCTCCTCATCACCCTTGTACTGCTGTTCATCTTGACCGGGGCTTTGCTTGGGCCAGACCTGCTGTCTACTATCCCTCCATCTGTCTACGTGGTGGCCGTGCTGATGCCCTTGTGTGGCTATGCGGCAGGCTATGGCCTGGCCATGCTCTTTGACCTGCCGCCCAACTGCCGCAGGTCCGTCTCCCTGGAGACAGGATGTCAGAACGTGCAGCTTTGCACAGCCATCCTGAAGCTGGCGTTCCCCCCTCAGCTGATGGGAGGCATGTACATATTCCCCCTGCTCTATGCCTTGTTCCAGGCAGCCGAGGCGGGCATCTTCATCCTGGCGTACAGGCTGTACCGAAAGGAAGTTTTACACAAACAACATCCCATGGGGTCAGGCGACGACACGGACGTAACGTACCAAAGATTTCAAGATGAGGATTTTGGTTTTGACTCGTCTTACGGCGCAGTGACAGTGAGCGACCCAAACACCATCATGTTGGATCCTTGTCCTCCAGACTCAACCCCTGTTTAA